Part of the Sorghum bicolor cultivar BTx623 chromosome 1, Sorghum_bicolor_NCBIv3, whole genome shotgun sequence genome, CTCCAGGTCTTTTAGCTTCTCTTGGAGCTCCTTCAAGTACCTTGTCGCGTCCAAAAGGATCGTTGCCTTGTCCATCTGATCATCATAAACTAACCGTTATACGTTGCACCATGCATGTAATTAAATTTTTAATTGTAACAATCATCAGTATCAATCCGGATCAAATTAACCTTCTTGAGGCCTGGGATAACAGTGGAGAGCTCGATGAATCGCTGGTTGATCTTCTCTCGCCGCTTCCGCTCCGCGATGATGTGGTCCTGGGCGTACGACGCCGCCATGGATCCCAAGCTCTTTAGGCCGGCTCTCCTCGTTATTGGCGGAGGTCCGTAGACCagatccggcggcggcggcggcagacgACTGCGTGTGGCCATGACAGGGGCCTCCGCCATCATGCCGTTCCTGCCAGGCTGCTGCGTGGAGGTGGCACCGCCGAAGTTCCAGCCCGCGGCGGGCACGTTGCAATTCGCGGTGGTGTCGCCGGAGTTCCAGCTGTTTGGCGCTTGGCGGACGACGTCGGCGCCCGCGATCAGCTCCTGGACCATTTCGGCTGCTTGCGAGGCCTCGCGGAGCGCTTTGAGCGAGGGGAAGGTTGCCTCACTGAAGTCACCGTGcacggcggcgacgccggcGGCGGATTCAGGGTTCTCGTGTTGCAGCGTGTCCATCGCCCACTGCATGAATAGGCTCGAGTCCTCCATGTCGCCAGTTAGTAGTCTGATCTCTGATGAGTAGCGAGGTGGATTGTGAGTGTGTAGCTGCAGCAAATGATGATACCCTTATTTTTAGTAACTCAAAGTGCAGACATTAAAGCACAAACAGACCATCAAAAGCAATCTTTCCATTCGAAAGACAGAAGAAGTCCGCATCATGAAAGGCAGACTACAGCTACAAGTGTACTAGCACGTACTAATATAATCTCAGTTACCTTTGCAAATGACTTGGAAAGATATTGGCTTAATAATGTTCGAATAGCCATGGGATCCAAGGAAAGTTCCCCTTTTTATAGTTTCCACCAGCTAGCAAACACTATGCCTCCAGCAACCGTCTCTACACTGGGTATGCTCACTGGAGGTCACTCAGTAGTTAGTGGACTTTCTCTCACAACCAAAACCCTGGAAAATGAGATTAAAAAAGGCAAGGAAAAGAATAGGTTATAATTTCCTGAGATTCTAATTATGTGGCCTATATCTAGTGAAAACGATATTCCACGTCCCCACGGAAAGTGATACACAAAAGGCAATTAATATGTTTGTTTAACGTCATAGTATATCAAAAGACTTGTTTGGCACAACTCTAGTTTCAAGAATTAAGTTATACTACTAATAGAACTGAGTgatatttttggagctctaAATCTGGAACTATGTGCGTGTTGAAGTGTTTAGTTTAGCAACCTTTTTAAAATTGAATAATATAATGCAGATGTTTAGAcctctttatttttatttttatttacaaaCTTGAAATCTCTTATTTATGCTTGGATGATTATTGGATCTCGAAACTAAAATGCTACTACCAACCAAAGCACAAGGGTTTTTTCTAGTTGTTAATGATGAACAGATTGAGTACCAGGGAATTGCTCAAAAGGAAGAATATGTCCCTTCAGAACTACTGCTGCGTCCTCTGCAATGCTAACACTGAAGAATCTCTGTTTCACCTCTTCCTTGGATGCCCCTTCGCCTGCCTGTGCTGAGCTTCCATTAGCCTACAGGTTGACCCAGGTCTCACTCACCTTCAGAACCTGCAAGCACTCAGGGACCAGCTCAACATCCCTTTCTTCATGGAGGTCATATTTCTGATGTGTTGGTCAATCTGGAAGTCTAGAAATGATTTGACTTTTCGGCAGATCAACCACAGTTTGCAGACTACGAAGTAGTTTTTCATCGGTGAACTACGGCTCCTGACGCTGAAAGTAAAAGGCTGTCATTTACCAGGGTTAAATCAATGGATTGCTAATCTT contains:
- the LOC8056734 gene encoding transcription factor bHLH18: MAIRTLLSQYLSKSFAKLHTHNPPRYSSEIRLLTGDMEDSSLFMQWAMDTLQHENPESAAGVAAVHGDFSEATFPSLKALREASQAAEMVQELIAGADVVRQAPNSWNSGDTTANCNVPAAGWNFGGATSTQQPGRNGMMAEAPVMATRSRLPPPPPDLVYGPPPITRRAGLKSLGSMAASYAQDHIIAERKRREKINQRFIELSTVIPGLKKMDKATILLDATRYLKELQEKLKDLEAGKSTDTETLVLVKKPCLHAAAAWDGDGGSSLPAPPAGTPTARKRLPEIEVRFSESEKSVVMRVHCENRKGVVVNVLTEVEELHLRSIHANVMPFTACTCIITITAKVEEGFTVTTEEIVGRLNSALSLHAAPA